Proteins found in one Limnobaculum xujianqingii genomic segment:
- a CDS encoding transglutaminase-like domain-containing protein, whose amino-acid sequence MERRNFLKSAAILSTAGLITPVMASTTTATPSTEQCASEGRRRFTMTQTYNVIAPEGSEGVVKVWIPVPEDTHFQQLRKITFKGNYKDAWITADNSYGAKTLFATWPDAKSKMEMTVEMDIETLDWEPMKTGDLKTYRAPKEIRYPVDVGHYLKSTKHMPTTGIVKQTSDKIVGSETDPLKKAHLIYLWVSANMFRDNSVIGCGTGDVATILESGKLGGKCTDINSVFVALARAAGIPAREMFGIRLGKSIKLDKYSKTAFGSADESGVAKISGGQHCRAMFYLAGYGWLPADPADVTKMRLTEKKEHSDPAVQAVNDYLFGNWEMNWVGFNYGRDFDLSPEAEQAPINNFGYPYAEVDGDPLNYYEPKVFAYDYQSKEQR is encoded by the coding sequence ATGGAAAGACGCAATTTTCTTAAAAGTGCAGCTATCTTATCCACTGCGGGACTGATTACTCCGGTTATGGCCTCTACTACCACCGCAACGCCCTCAACAGAACAGTGCGCCAGTGAAGGTCGCCGTCGTTTTACTATGACTCAGACCTATAACGTGATTGCTCCGGAAGGGTCTGAAGGCGTAGTAAAAGTCTGGATCCCGGTGCCGGAAGATACCCACTTTCAACAGTTGCGTAAAATAACCTTTAAAGGCAACTACAAAGACGCCTGGATCACTGCGGACAACAGCTACGGAGCTAAAACCCTGTTTGCGACCTGGCCTGATGCCAAAAGTAAAATGGAAATGACCGTCGAGATGGATATCGAAACCCTTGACTGGGAACCGATGAAAACTGGCGATCTGAAAACCTATCGTGCACCAAAAGAGATCCGTTATCCGGTGGATGTCGGGCACTATCTGAAATCTACCAAACACATGCCAACTACCGGCATTGTTAAGCAAACTTCCGATAAAATTGTCGGTTCTGAAACCGATCCACTGAAAAAGGCCCATCTGATCTATCTGTGGGTTAGCGCCAATATGTTCCGCGATAACAGCGTTATTGGTTGTGGTACTGGTGATGTGGCAACTATTCTGGAAAGCGGTAAGTTAGGTGGTAAATGTACCGATATCAACTCCGTATTTGTTGCTCTGGCTCGTGCTGCAGGCATTCCTGCCCGTGAAATGTTTGGTATTCGTTTAGGCAAATCCATCAAACTGGATAAATATTCCAAAACGGCATTCGGCAGCGCTGACGAAAGCGGCGTAGCTAAAATCAGCGGTGGTCAGCACTGCCGGGCAATGTTCTATCTGGCGGGCTATGGTTGGTTACCGGCCGACCCGGCAGACGTTACCAAAATGCGCCTGACAGAGAAAAAAGAACATAGTGATCCTGCTGTTCAGGCCGTCAATGATTACCTGTTTGGCAACTGGGAAATGAACTGGGTTGGCTTTAACTATGGCCGCGACTTCGATTTATCTCCGGAAGCAGAACAAGCTCCGATTAATAACTTTGGCTATCCGTATGCGGAAGTCGATGGTGACCCGTTAAACTACTATGAGCCAAAAGTCTTTGCTTATGACTACCAGTCAAAAGAGCAACGCTAA
- a CDS encoding DUF4136 domain-containing protein, translating into MNWKMVFTLLLVGVLSGCAHTEYVQVSAIKAKDVTTQYKKFAIVSDHYQSVNDDLNFAEYARQVAVVLNQQGYIQVKNQQDAEALISLSYRVSEPQVHTEIVNTPVYPRVGPFYGSRFGYYPYPMLGYPAYEPMVYQSIVYRKLIRLQSIDAGIYRKDKTVKPLWDVLIVSNNDNGDLRYMFPYMLVAAEPYIGQDSQHSVTVSVDEQDPAVLNLKAIK; encoded by the coding sequence ATGAACTGGAAAATGGTCTTCACCCTGTTGTTGGTTGGCGTGCTTTCCGGCTGCGCCCATACGGAATATGTTCAGGTCAGTGCAATTAAGGCGAAAGATGTGACAACCCAGTACAAGAAATTTGCCATTGTCTCTGACCACTATCAGTCAGTTAATGACGATCTGAATTTTGCAGAATATGCCCGTCAGGTAGCGGTGGTACTCAATCAGCAAGGTTATATACAGGTGAAAAACCAGCAGGATGCTGAAGCGCTGATTTCCCTGAGCTATCGGGTTAGTGAACCACAGGTTCATACTGAGATTGTGAATACTCCTGTGTATCCACGAGTCGGACCGTTTTATGGTTCCCGTTTTGGTTATTACCCTTATCCAATGCTGGGATATCCGGCTTATGAACCCATGGTTTATCAATCCATTGTGTACAGAAAGCTAATCCGTTTACAGTCCATTGATGCGGGCATTTATCGTAAAGATAAAACGGTAAAACCACTGTGGGACGTATTAATTGTCAGTAATAACGATAACGGTGATTTACGCTATATGTTCCCGTATATGCTGGTGGCAGCGGAACCCTATATTGGTCAGGATTCCCAACATAGCGTAACCGTATCAGTGGATGAACAGGATCCGGCAGTGCTTAATTTGAAGGCGATTAAGTAG
- a CDS encoding ABC transporter permease, whose translation MKAYFRGFMMIMNRMLEKPMWMLLLFSLCVMSLVYVNHSVWDLPVAVVDLDHSSASRMVTRSLDASSKIAVRSYSNTEEAQQDLAARKLFAVVVLPHNMEKRILHGENVTIPAYGDATNRLANGQIEQDVISAYRAMTLSYNSEILMNNGFTPVQIQRILSPINAQSIDLFNPGISFAAITFPGLMVMLLQHTLLIAGTRTSIVLHTLPQGKPPLPVYLGCLSALIPIWLFLSVILFVVWPMLLGYRQTASIPEILLLTFPFILATLGFAKLITECLRSVELIYLTLAMVTTPVFYISGTIWPLQLMPKWVWFITHLLPSTWATNAIASVNQMGLSITEVGGDVVMLLVLGASYATLGWLVGALRDGHLRRFITHMRHRSHKKP comes from the coding sequence ATAAAAGCCTATTTCCGCGGCTTTATGATGATCATGAACCGCATGCTGGAAAAACCTATGTGGATGCTGTTGCTGTTTTCACTGTGCGTTATGAGCCTGGTCTATGTTAACCATTCGGTTTGGGATCTACCGGTAGCGGTGGTCGATCTGGACCACAGTTCCGCCAGCCGCATGGTTACCCGCAGTCTGGATGCCAGCTCTAAAATTGCAGTGCGAAGTTACAGCAACACAGAAGAGGCACAACAAGATTTAGCCGCCCGTAAGCTATTTGCCGTGGTGGTGCTGCCGCACAATATGGAAAAACGCATCCTGCATGGAGAGAACGTTACTATTCCTGCTTATGGCGATGCCACCAACCGGCTGGCTAACGGCCAGATAGAGCAGGATGTCATCAGCGCCTATCGCGCCATGACCCTCTCTTATAACAGTGAGATCCTGATGAACAATGGGTTTACCCCGGTTCAGATTCAGCGCATTCTCTCGCCGATCAACGCCCAGAGTATCGATTTATTTAACCCCGGTATCAGTTTTGCGGCTATTACCTTCCCCGGCCTGATGGTGATGCTGTTACAGCACACGCTGTTGATTGCCGGTACACGCACCAGTATTGTGTTGCATACCCTGCCGCAGGGAAAACCACCGCTGCCGGTCTATTTGGGCTGCCTGTCGGCGTTAATCCCTATCTGGCTATTTTTATCGGTGATTCTGTTTGTGGTCTGGCCAATGCTGTTGGGGTATCGACAGACCGCCAGCATACCCGAGATCCTGTTGCTTACCTTCCCGTTTATTCTGGCGACTTTAGGTTTTGCCAAGCTGATTACCGAATGCTTACGTAGCGTTGAGCTGATTTACCTGACGTTAGCCATGGTCACTACGCCGGTATTCTATATTTCCGGCACTATCTGGCCATTGCAGTTGATGCCCAAATGGGTATGGTTTATTACCCATCTTCTGCCATCGACCTGGGCAACCAATGCCATAGCCAGTGTGAATCAGATGGGACTTTCCATTACCGAAGTGGGGGGAGACGTAGTGATGCTATTAGTGCTGGGTGCCAGTTATGCCACGTTGGGCTGGCTGGTGGGTGCGCTAAGAGATGGTCACCTGCGACGCTTTATTACCCACATGAGACACCGCTCGCACAAAAAACCGTAA
- a CDS encoding ABC transporter permease codes for MEMGRLKAGWRCFNRSFNVEAKAGSRSIVLHWLTWIFPLLLFTVISANFSAGTMLELPVAAVDNDHSTLSRRIIRDLDAGSHAQITQYNDLQQALVALRSAKIYALLYIPHNFEADVLAARQPTPALYYNGLYYGAGLYSTQDFPGLTAELNQTYSQIIAAGIGRPLPPLAQVSLSYESLFNASGNFIYYQLFAATIHILQLFVVTCTIYVLSRRKVLLNARPFSLALIGKLAPYTIIYTLLLMVELAALVTYSGAQINGNPLFMLAIGFFYIMAAQSIGLLLFTFTKDIITAYTLIGLLVGIAMTYSGTAVPELSMPLIAQIIANIEPLTHALYALFDVFLRGVPASSLVYVCVLLLVYPLITAFLVRKRLPKRLQGGDIR; via the coding sequence ATGGAAATGGGAAGATTAAAGGCTGGCTGGCGCTGCTTTAACCGCTCATTTAACGTAGAAGCCAAAGCCGGTTCCCGTAGCATTGTGCTCCACTGGTTAACGTGGATCTTTCCTCTGCTACTGTTTACGGTTATCAGCGCCAACTTCTCCGCCGGAACCATGCTGGAGTTACCGGTTGCTGCGGTAGATAACGACCACAGTACTCTGTCCAGACGAATCATTCGCGATCTGGATGCAGGTTCCCATGCCCAAATAACCCAGTATAACGACCTGCAACAAGCGCTGGTGGCTCTGCGTTCAGCTAAGATTTACGCTTTGTTGTACATTCCCCATAATTTTGAAGCGGACGTATTAGCCGCCCGTCAACCAACTCCGGCGCTTTACTATAATGGCCTGTATTATGGTGCGGGTCTTTACTCTACTCAGGACTTTCCCGGCCTGACAGCGGAGCTGAATCAAACCTATTCACAAATTATTGCGGCAGGAATTGGCCGCCCGTTACCACCGCTGGCACAGGTCAGCCTTTCTTATGAAAGCCTGTTTAACGCCAGCGGTAATTTTATTTACTATCAGCTATTTGCAGCAACTATTCATATTCTCCAGCTGTTTGTGGTCACCTGTACTATCTATGTTTTAAGTCGACGTAAAGTCCTGCTAAATGCCCGTCCTTTCAGTCTGGCGTTAATAGGCAAGCTGGCCCCTTACACCATTATCTACACCCTGTTACTGATGGTTGAGCTTGCCGCTCTGGTCACCTATTCCGGTGCCCAAATTAATGGTAATCCGCTGTTTATGCTGGCTATTGGATTTTTCTATATTATGGCGGCGCAAAGTATTGGCCTGCTGCTGTTTACCTTCACCAAAGATATTATTACTGCCTATACGTTAATTGGTTTACTGGTGGGTATCGCCATGACCTACTCAGGTACCGCAGTACCTGAACTGTCGATGCCGCTCATAGCCCAAATCATTGCCAATATTGAACCACTGACCCATGCTCTGTATGCCCTGTTTGACGTATTCTTACGTGGAGTTCCGGCATCATCACTGGTGTATGTTTGTGTACTGTTACTGGTTTATCCACTTATTACTGCTTTTTTGGTAAGAAAACGCTTACCTAAGCGCCTACAGGGCGGGGACATTCGATAA
- a CDS encoding HlyD family secretion protein gives MKKQSIITLMFIIVVIALAILFRAHNQYILLQGEVDAPEVLVTSKAKGRVIERYFERGDDVKAGQLLMKLDSPELDAQVKSLEAARDQAKARLEESMHGTREESIRNLKASLAQAEAVYQNAEKDYRRNQSMAPKGYVSATMLDASLKARDTAFHQVNAARALLDEAQHGDRSEQKDAFVAALHQAEENLTQIKVQQDDLQVKAPVDGEIGTIPAEQGELLNAASPLLTIIRLPDAYFVYNLREDILAHVRKGDKIMLQVPALKNQQIEAEVRFISPMGDFATKRATRATGDFDLKTFEVRLYPVKPIEGLRPGMSALWKWED, from the coding sequence ATGAAGAAACAATCGATTATTACCCTGATGTTTATAATTGTTGTTATTGCGTTGGCAATATTATTCCGCGCACATAACCAATATATTTTACTGCAGGGCGAAGTAGATGCTCCGGAGGTATTAGTCACCTCTAAAGCTAAAGGCCGTGTGATCGAGCGTTATTTTGAACGCGGCGACGACGTTAAAGCCGGCCAATTATTAATGAAACTGGATAGTCCGGAACTGGATGCTCAGGTTAAATCGCTGGAGGCCGCCAGAGATCAGGCGAAAGCTCGTCTGGAAGAGTCAATGCACGGTACCCGGGAAGAGAGTATCCGTAACCTGAAAGCATCGTTAGCGCAGGCCGAAGCTGTTTATCAAAATGCAGAAAAAGATTATCGCCGTAATCAGAGCATGGCACCTAAGGGCTATGTCTCTGCCACCATGCTGGACGCTTCACTCAAAGCCAGAGATACCGCGTTTCATCAAGTCAATGCAGCCCGTGCGCTGTTAGATGAAGCGCAACATGGCGATCGCAGCGAACAGAAAGATGCCTTTGTGGCTGCGCTTCATCAGGCAGAAGAGAACCTGACGCAGATAAAAGTTCAACAGGATGACCTGCAGGTTAAAGCACCGGTAGACGGCGAAATTGGTACTATTCCCGCAGAACAAGGGGAATTACTCAACGCTGCCAGCCCTCTGTTAACCATCATTCGCCTGCCGGATGCTTATTTCGTCTATAACCTGCGCGAAGATATTTTGGCTCACGTGCGTAAGGGCGACAAAATCATGTTGCAGGTACCTGCGTTAAAAAATCAACAGATTGAAGCAGAAGTACGTTTTATTTCACCAATGGGCGATTTCGCGACCAAACGGGCCACCCGCGCGACCGGCGATTTTGATTTAAAAACTTTCGAAGTGCGGCTCTATCCGGTTAAACCGATTGAAGGGCTGCGTCCGGGGATGAGCGCATTATGGAAATGGGAAGATTAA
- a CDS encoding LysR family transcriptional regulator, with amino-acid sequence MNKDRALTLEALRVMDAIERRRSFAAAAEELGRVPSALSYTMQKLEEELDVVLFDRSGHRTKFTPVGRLLLERGRILLEAADKLTSDAEALSRGWETNINIVTEVLVPAWSLFPLVNRLAEKSDTQIAITTEVLAGAWERLEQGKADIVIGPSDYLRQSSEINSVRLYSVTSLYVAAPEHPIHQEQNPLDESTRLKYRGIAIADTAKERPILTVKVLEKQHRLTVSSLEDKHKALLAGLGIATMPVDMIQDDLKNGKLKVIGDDPGSEVEIIMAWRRDQIGKAKAWLLREIPKLFSA; translated from the coding sequence ATGAATAAAGACAGGGCACTAACACTCGAAGCATTAAGGGTTATGGATGCAATTGAACGCCGTCGTAGCTTTGCTGCTGCTGCAGAAGAGCTTGGTCGGGTTCCTTCAGCATTAAGCTATACCATGCAAAAACTGGAGGAAGAGTTGGATGTGGTGCTGTTTGACCGTTCCGGTCATCGCACTAAATTCACTCCGGTTGGTCGTCTGTTGCTGGAACGGGGGCGTATTCTGTTGGAGGCAGCTGATAAACTGACCTCTGATGCTGAGGCATTGTCCCGCGGTTGGGAAACCAATATTAACATTGTTACGGAAGTGCTGGTTCCGGCCTGGAGCCTGTTTCCACTGGTTAACCGCCTGGCTGAAAAATCAGATACCCAAATCGCTATTACTACCGAGGTACTGGCTGGTGCCTGGGAACGTCTGGAACAGGGAAAAGCCGATATTGTGATCGGACCTTCTGATTATCTGCGTCAGTCTTCTGAAATTAACTCGGTTCGCCTGTATAGCGTTACCAGTTTGTATGTGGCTGCGCCGGAGCATCCTATTCATCAGGAACAGAACCCTCTGGATGAAAGCACGCGTCTGAAATATCGCGGTATTGCTATTGCCGATACTGCAAAAGAACGCCCAATTTTGACGGTAAAAGTGTTGGAGAAACAGCATCGTTTAACCGTCAGTTCGCTGGAAGATAAACATAAAGCCCTGCTGGCGGGTTTAGGTATCGCTACTATGCCCGTTGATATGATTCAGGACGATCTGAAAAATGGCAAATTGAAAGTCATTGGTGACGATCCGGGCAGTGAAGTAGAGATCATTATGGCGTGGCGACGGGATCAAATCGGTAAAGCGAAAGCCTGGTTACTGCGTGAAATACCTAAACTGTTTTCAGCCTGA
- a CDS encoding DMT family transporter, translated as MTRGSALWQMHAAAVLFGISGIFGKLIISGVAVLVFGRAVFAVLSLSVLLIKSRRLPWQGMTAQRIFNLLAMGLLLVAHWVTFFIGIKVGGVAVATLGFACFPAFVALLESVLYREQLTKTEYTLIGLVSLGLVLVTPGFDFANNATEGLIWGILSGFTYALLTIGNRSVAAKMSGVQVNWWENLSVMLCLLPFAVADIPQVPWLDWVWIACLGLLCTGLSYSFFINALKVINARTAAMIIALEPVYAILVAWVLFHEQPGLRMVAGGALIIFAVAWSTRQK; from the coding sequence ATGACCCGTGGTAGTGCTCTGTGGCAAATGCATGCCGCTGCCGTTTTGTTTGGCATTTCCGGTATTTTCGGCAAGTTAATTATCAGCGGTGTTGCCGTATTGGTATTTGGCCGGGCAGTTTTTGCTGTTCTTTCTCTCTCGGTATTACTGATTAAATCTCGCCGCTTGCCCTGGCAGGGGATGACTGCCCAGCGTATTTTTAACCTGTTGGCTATGGGTTTATTGCTGGTTGCTCACTGGGTGACCTTCTTTATCGGTATCAAAGTGGGTGGAGTTGCCGTTGCCACACTGGGCTTTGCCTGTTTCCCTGCGTTCGTGGCATTGCTGGAAAGCGTGCTGTATCGGGAGCAGCTCACTAAAACCGAATATACCCTGATTGGGTTGGTGTCTTTAGGGCTGGTATTGGTTACCCCTGGCTTTGACTTTGCTAATAATGCCACTGAAGGGCTTATTTGGGGAATCTTATCCGGATTTACCTATGCATTACTAACCATTGGTAACCGTAGCGTGGCGGCTAAAATGTCAGGGGTACAGGTTAACTGGTGGGAGAATCTGTCAGTGATGCTGTGCTTACTGCCTTTTGCTGTTGCGGATATTCCACAGGTACCCTGGTTGGATTGGGTATGGATTGCCTGCCTTGGTCTGCTGTGTACCGGGCTTTCTTATAGTTTTTTTATTAATGCTCTGAAGGTGATTAACGCCCGAACCGCCGCCATGATTATTGCACTGGAGCCGGTGTATGCCATTCTGGTGGCCTGGGTTCTGTTTCATGAACAACCAGGACTGAGAATGGTGGCTGGTGGGGCATTGATTATTTTTGCCGTGGCCTGGTCTACCCGACAAAAGTAA
- a CDS encoding pirin-like C-terminal cupin domain-containing protein, whose translation MLLAGKPLNEPVVQYGPFVMNTVDEIKQAINDYNSGKFTA comes from the coding sequence ATGCTGTTGGCGGGTAAACCGCTGAATGAACCGGTGGTACAGTACGGTCCTTTTGTGATGAATACCGTTGATGAAATTAAACAGGCGATAAATGACTATAACAGCGGAAAATTTACCGCTTAG
- a CDS encoding pirin family protein, with product MSNQQYRAIRQVFPAMATQDGAGVSLKRALGQSDSQRMDPYLMMDVFFSDDPQDYIAGFPDHPHRGFETITYMLEGNMLHKDHVGHRGELKTGGIQWMTAGRGIIHSEMPQQVDGEMRGFQIWLNLPAVDKMKDPSYQNFDAEQLPNISLLEEGQIILIAGSLTLDGDTYTSPVQAHATQPLIADIHLQPNGEVHIPVPAGLNALLYLFEGEIQVGNEALQFDQTAILTDGDMLHLKADILGGTSHAVGG from the coding sequence ATGAGTAATCAACAATATCGAGCTATTCGCCAGGTATTTCCGGCGATGGCAACTCAGGACGGTGCTGGGGTTAGCCTCAAACGCGCCTTAGGCCAAAGTGACAGCCAGAGAATGGACCCCTATCTAATGATGGATGTGTTCTTTTCTGACGATCCGCAAGACTATATTGCCGGTTTCCCTGACCATCCACACCGCGGTTTTGAAACCATTACCTATATGCTGGAAGGCAATATGCTGCACAAAGACCATGTAGGCCATCGTGGTGAACTGAAAACCGGCGGTATCCAGTGGATGACCGCAGGACGGGGGATCATTCACTCTGAAATGCCACAGCAGGTAGATGGTGAGATGCGAGGCTTCCAGATTTGGCTCAATCTGCCTGCGGTCGACAAAATGAAAGATCCCAGCTATCAAAACTTCGATGCGGAGCAACTGCCCAATATATCGCTGTTGGAAGAAGGGCAAATCATTCTGATTGCTGGTTCACTCACGCTGGATGGAGATACCTACACCAGCCCGGTACAGGCCCATGCTACCCAACCGTTGATTGCTGATATACATCTGCAACCTAATGGTGAAGTCCACATTCCGGTTCCAGCCGGACTCAACGCCCTGCTCTATCTGTTTGAAGGTGAAATTCAGGTAGGAAATGAAGCGCTGCAATTTGACCAGACGGCTATTCTGACCGATGGCGATATGCTGCACTTAAAAGCGGATATTCTGGGGGGGACGAGCCATGCTGTTGGCGGGTAA
- a CDS encoding glutathione S-transferase family protein, translating to MGQLVNGIWQDVWYDTKSSNGHFKRTAPQFRHWVTADGQPGPTGEGGFKAEARRYHLYVSLACPWAHRTLLMRKLKGLEQMISVSVVHPLMLEHGWTFATDFEAATGDTLFGLDYLYQLYLKAIPDYTGRVTVPVLWDKQKNTIVSNESSEIIRMFNSAFDSLGATPANYYPEPLREEIDRLNDWIYPNVNNGVYKAGFATQQDAYSEEVANVFNALDKLEEILSAQRYLTGNQLTEADLRLWTTLVRFDPVYVTHFKCDYQRISDYPNLYGFLRDIYQMPGIHETVNFSHIRNHYYRSHKTINPTGVISIGPKQDLNAPHHRDRRFGE from the coding sequence ATGGGACAGTTAGTTAATGGAATCTGGCAGGATGTTTGGTACGACACTAAATCAAGTAACGGTCATTTCAAACGAACCGCCCCTCAGTTTCGCCACTGGGTCACTGCCGATGGTCAACCCGGCCCAACCGGAGAAGGCGGCTTTAAGGCCGAAGCAAGACGTTATCATCTGTATGTCTCTCTTGCCTGCCCCTGGGCACATCGCACTTTATTGATGCGTAAGCTAAAAGGATTAGAGCAAATGATTTCAGTTTCAGTAGTACATCCCCTGATGCTGGAACACGGTTGGACCTTTGCCACTGATTTTGAAGCTGCTACCGGCGATACGCTTTTTGGGCTGGATTATCTTTATCAGCTCTATCTGAAAGCTATTCCTGACTATACCGGTCGGGTAACGGTACCCGTATTGTGGGATAAGCAAAAGAACACCATTGTCAGCAATGAATCCTCGGAGATTATTCGTATGTTTAACAGCGCATTCGATAGTCTGGGAGCCACTCCGGCAAATTATTATCCGGAGCCACTGCGTGAAGAGATCGATCGGTTAAACGATTGGATCTATCCAAATGTTAACAATGGTGTTTATAAAGCAGGTTTTGCCACCCAACAAGATGCTTACAGTGAAGAAGTCGCTAATGTTTTCAATGCACTGGATAAGTTGGAAGAGATCCTTAGCGCGCAACGCTATCTGACAGGTAACCAGTTAACCGAAGCCGACCTGCGCCTGTGGACTACCTTAGTTCGCTTCGATCCGGTGTATGTCACCCACTTTAAGTGCGACTATCAGAGGATCAGTGATTATCCGAATTTATATGGCTTTTTACGGGATATCTATCAGATGCCTGGCATTCATGAGACGGTTAATTTCTCGCATATTCGTAATCACTACTATCGTAGCCATAAAACCATTAACCCGACTGGAGTTATTTCTATCGGGCCAAAACAGGATCTCAATGCTCCACACCATCGCGATCGGCGTTTTGGTGAATAA
- a CDS encoding DoxX family protein, whose amino-acid sequence MKNLNNVALLIARILMPILFIVAGYGKLGDAYAGTQQYMQAMGVPEFLLPLTILLELGGGLAVLFGLLTRTTAIFTALFTLLTAFIFHSNFAEGVNQLMFMKNLTIAGGYILLAVSGPGAFSIDRLLNKKW is encoded by the coding sequence ATGAAAAATTTAAATAACGTTGCATTACTAATCGCCCGTATTTTAATGCCAATTCTGTTTATTGTGGCTGGTTACGGTAAGTTAGGTGATGCTTATGCCGGAACACAACAATATATGCAAGCCATGGGCGTTCCTGAATTCCTGTTACCACTAACAATTTTACTGGAACTGGGTGGCGGTCTGGCAGTGTTATTTGGTTTACTGACCCGTACTACTGCAATTTTCACTGCGCTGTTCACACTGTTAACCGCCTTTATATTCCACAGCAACTTTGCTGAAGGCGTTAACCAGTTAATGTTCATGAAAAACCTGACTATTGCTGGTGGTTATATCTTATTAGCAGTAAGCGGTCCTGGTGCTTTCAGTATCGATAGACTGTTAAACAAAAAATGGTAA
- a CDS encoding YqjK-like family protein, with protein MNKQQRELKKNLLLQRITRQRSELAQGRQAWLEQTQSFDKGWLALTQYPIITATGVGIAIVYGLRHPRKLILWSRRALGIWSTVNFVKSSLNSK; from the coding sequence GTGAATAAGCAGCAACGGGAACTTAAAAAAAACCTGCTGCTGCAACGTATTACCCGGCAGCGCTCAGAATTAGCTCAAGGTCGTCAAGCCTGGCTGGAGCAAACCCAGTCTTTTGACAAAGGCTGGCTGGCACTGACTCAATATCCGATTATTACTGCTACCGGTGTTGGTATCGCTATAGTATATGGTTTACGCCATCCTCGTAAGCTTATACTGTGGAGCCGTCGTGCTCTCGGTATCTGGAGTACCGTGAATTTCGTCAAAAGTAGTCTAAACTCGAAGTAA
- a CDS encoding phage holin family protein — translation MSNSTSAQGPGKGALATIQRIFTLLHRMVQTRLELVAVELEEEKANLLQLLMLVGLTLVFTGFCLMGLFILVCLAIDPAYRVLALSLITGILFLLAVITGVWAMVRAKRSTFLKETRNQLKLDHILLEDDK, via the coding sequence ATGTCAAATAGCACCTCCGCTCAGGGCCCCGGCAAGGGTGCCCTGGCCACTATCCAGCGAATCTTTACTTTACTGCATCGAATGGTGCAAACCCGTCTGGAACTGGTTGCCGTAGAGCTGGAAGAAGAGAAGGCCAATCTGCTTCAATTATTGATGCTGGTTGGTCTGACGCTGGTATTTACCGGCTTCTGCCTGATGGGCCTGTTTATTTTAGTTTGTCTGGCTATCGATCCCGCCTACCGGGTACTTGCACTATCCCTGATTACCGGAATTCTGTTTCTGTTGGCTGTTATTACTGGAGTTTGGGCTATGGTCAGGGCGAAGCGCTCTACCTTCCTGAAAGAAACCCGTAATCAATTGAAGCTGGACCATATCCTGCTTGAGGATGACAAGTGA
- a CDS encoding DUF883 family protein, protein MAQQKESTSEQLREELETLANTLEEILHSSGDKPKAELDKMRAKAEGLLKDTRTRLTETKGKIVDQTKEIADKADTYVHEKPWAGVGIGAAVGLVLGVLLTRR, encoded by the coding sequence ATGGCACAGCAAAAAGAAAGTACTTCAGAACAACTTCGTGAAGAGCTCGAAACACTGGCAAATACGTTGGAAGAGATCCTACACTCCTCTGGCGATAAACCTAAAGCTGAACTGGACAAAATGCGCGCCAAAGCTGAAGGGCTGCTAAAAGATACTCGTACCCGCCTGACCGAAACCAAAGGCAAAATTGTTGATCAAACCAAAGAGATTGCCGATAAAGCTGACACCTATGTGCATGAAAAACCATGGGCTGGCGTAGGTATCGGTGCTGCAGTTGGTCTGGTGCTTGGCGTACTGTTAACTCGTCGCTAA